One Odontesthes bonariensis isolate fOdoBon6 chromosome 17, fOdoBon6.hap1, whole genome shotgun sequence genomic window carries:
- the tmx1 gene encoding thioredoxin-related transmembrane protein 1, with product MACLLASSSSTSTIMFSLSRQTKHRFSISFLLLGIYLTSLQVSAKPDSLKDVTDGNWEKILTGEWMIEFYAPWCPACQQLQSVWKEFADWGEDMGVNIAKVDVTEQPGLSGRFIITSLPTIYHCKDGFFRKYQGARTKDDFLSFVDEQKWKAVEPVSSWFGPSSFLMNSMSALFKLSMFIRRCHNYMTEQLGIPVWGSYIIFGLATLFSGLVLGLLLVFIADFVFPSRRFSSSDYYQKKQAMEQARLIQQQDEAQEADGEEEEDEEEEEEDGDKDEVWRKRRGSPEGRPEPKGHGYPNEALRKRVVGKREEEEEEEEEEDT from the exons ATGGCGTGTTTGCTAGCCAGCAGTAGCAGCACGAGCACAATAATGTTTTCTTTATCACGGCAAACAAAACACCGCTTCTCGATCTCCTTTTTACTTTTAGGAATATATTTAACATCGTTGCAAGTGTCGGCCAAGCCGGACAGCCTCAAAGATGTGACCGACGGGAACTGGGAGAAGATCCTGACAGGGGAATGGATGATTGAATT CTACGCACCCTGGTGCCCAGCATGCCAGCAGCTCCAGTCGGTGTGGAAGGAGTTTGCGGATTGGGGGGAGGACATGGGGGTCAACATAGCCAAGGTGGATGTGACAGAACAACCAG GTTTGAGCGGGCGATTCATCATAACCTCACTTCCTACTATTTACCA CTGTAAGGATGGCTTCTTCCGGAAGTACCAGGGAGCTCGTACTAAAGATGACTTCCTCAGCTTTGTCGATGAGCAGAAGTGGAAAGCGGTTGAGCCCGTGTCCTCTTGGTTTGGGCCTTCCTCATTTTT AATGAATTCCATGTCGGCTTTGTTCAAGCTCTCCATGTTTATCCGG CGTTGCCATAACTACATGACAGAACAGCTGGGGATTCCTGTTTGGGGTTCATATATTATCTTTGGCCTGGCCACCCTCTTCTCAGGCCTTGTGTTGGGTCTG TTACTGGTGTTCATCGCAGACTTCGTCTTTCCCTCGAGACGATTTTCTTCTTCTGATTACTACCAGA AGAAACAGGCAATGGAGCAGGCGAGGTTAATCCAGCAACAAGACGAAGCCCAAGAAGCCGatggtgaggaagaagaggatgaagaggaagaagaggaggatggGGATAAGGATGAGGTCTGGAGAAAGCGGAGAGGATCTCCCGAGGGTCGCCCGGAACCTAAGGGACATGGTTACCCCAATGAAGCTCTGAGGAAGAGGGTGGTGGGCAAgcgtgaggaagaggaggaggaggaggaggaggaggacaccTAA